The Ignavibacteriota bacterium genome contains the following window.
TGCTTTTAATATATCTTTCAAACCCTACAAATGAAACTTCGACTCTGTGTTCGCCACGTCTCAGACCGTCAATTGAAAATTTTCCGTCACGATCAGTAATGGCACCCTTTTTACTTGTTGAATCCCGAAGCCAAACCGCTTGCACAGAAGCACCTCTTAAGGCTTTTCCGGCATCATCAGTGACTTTGCCTCTTAGTGACAATCCTCCGCCTCCGCCTTCTCTGCCTGACTGAGCATTTAGAATGATACTGCTGTTGAATAAAAATATTAAGACTGTTATTAATTTTATATTAACTATAAATGACTTTTTCATGGAAATATTTTTAATTTGTAATGCAAAACTATAATTAGACACCGGAAATCGTAAAAAAGTTTATTCTAATTTAAAAATCATTCTCAGAATTAATTGCGAGAGTGGAGCTTGCTCCATTGTCGAGAAGCTTGTGAAGATGTAACTATGTTAAATGTTATTGTGTTGAATGTGAAAAAGAGTTAGTTGTGCCACAATTTTGAAGTGTGGTACAACTTTTTTTTAATTAATCCGCGATTCTGACGGAAATTGGTATTGTAGAGAAATTTGTGAAAATTTAATCACTATATAATTTTGAAAACTCCCACAAAAATAATTCTATCAAATAAATTATATTTATTAACGTAAATCTAATGATTATGAACATAGAAGAAAAAATTAAATATTGGTCTGAACTCGCTGACGATGACTTAATTACAGCCGAGATTATTCTTAATTCAAAAAGGTATCTTCATTTCGGCTTTCTATGTCATTTGATAGCTGAGAGGTATATCAAAGCATACTATTGGAAAAATCTTTTAGCAGAACCGCCTTATACACATAATTTGCTTGTACTTTCATCGAAATCCGGTTTAAATGAAGTCATCCCTGAAAATTTTAAACAATTATTGTTTAAGTTAAT
Protein-coding sequences here:
- a CDS encoding HEPN domain-containing protein; this encodes MNIEEKIKYWSELADDDLITAEIILNSKRYLHFGFLCHLIAERYIKAYYWKNLLAEPPYTHNLLVLSSKSGLNEVIPENFKQLLFKLMPLNIQARYPTSKDKIYQLLTYDYCTLLLSEIKEFSVWIKNFLTS